The segment TGCCGAGCTTGTGGAATACGCGAATGAGAGAGGACGAACTCGATAGCCTCCCACCGCTGCGGCGGCAGTTCGACGGCCTGCACACGCGGTCGTCGCATCGCGGCCTCCACGCGCGCACATCGGCAGTTCAAGATGCTGGCCGGACCGGCAAATCGACCACCCAGCGTGACGGCTCGCCATGGCTGGCACGCACGATCGGCGGCAGATCCGGAAGGCTCCAGGTTAATGCTGCGAGACGCCGGCCAGGTTGTCAGCGATGTTGAAGGCTGATCCCATGCGCGGTGAGGGTGGCCAGGACCCGGTCCTGGCCACCCTGTCGACCTGCTCAGTCCTTCAACCTCACGTGCCGGGTGATGCTGACTCGCTCCGCACCGTCGGGCAGGCCGGGCCGCAGCACGTTGCTTCCTTCTCCTCTCTGGGCTGCGCTTCCGTCGCCTTTCAGCTCCGCGGTTGCTTTGGCGTCGGCCACGACCAGGAACAGTTTGAAGGCGGCGCGGTCACGCTTGTCGTGGCCGACGTAGAGCGGGCCGCAGTCGGCGCTGGTCCCGATGATCTGGCATTTGGCCGCCTGGACGACGACCGGGCCGCCCAGCTCGTTCTGATAGGCCAGCCACAGCGTGTGTCCCTTCGGCAGCCCTCGGCGGACTTCGATGGTGACCACCTGCGGACGGTCGATGTGTGCTCCGTCCACCGGCGACGTGATTACCGCGACCGGCTTGTCGATCTCGCCGAGCGCGGCCTGCCACCGGATGATCAGAGCGGACGCGACGCAGAGGACAACGACTCCCAGCACGACCAGCATTCGAAAAGACGCGGACCGATCTCTGAAACTCGTCAGCTGGTTGATGAGCCAGCTCACCAGGGCGGCGGCGAGAAGCCCGGCGACGCAGGCGGCGATTTCCATGAGTGTCCCCTTCTATGCCGGTGAGATGGTGGTGACGATCTCTAGGGAGAATTGCTGGCCGGCGCATTTTTCATCGGCCCAGTCCTCCATCCGGATCCGCACCGGGACCTTCTTGGTCGACCGGCCCGGCACGACGAGTTTTGTGTCGGGTTCGACGACCCGGACGGCCCACTCCGGGCATCCGCCACCGGTCGCCGTGTTGCCGCCCTTGATGCTTGTGACCTGTACTGGGAAGTCGTTGACGTTGCCGATGACGGCGACGACCGTGCCACTCTCGCCGGGCAGCAGCCCGCGCACCTCACCGTTGATCTTCACGCTCGGCTCGGCCACCGGCGCCGTCCGCACTTCGACCGCCGTCCGGCGCGTCCAGGAATAAGCGGCGAAAGCGGCGCCGCCGAGCATGATAACGGCCACGAATGCCGCCAGGAGAATGGTTGATCGGGTCCTGTTCTTCATGTCGATCCTCTCCATTCGGACTTGCATTCCATGGTGATTCGAGGGCCGGACATGGGCCATGTGGGTAACAAGGAATGTCTATGGTGGATCCGCGGGTCGCCCGATCGGGGGTTTCCACCGGCACGGCGGGTGGGCACGGTGGACGGACGTGGTTTTCCACGGTTCCGACCCGGGGACGCCCGGTTCCTTCTGCCGAACGACGTCGAGCACGATGCGGAGGTGCATCCGGTGTACCTTCACGAGCGCTCTCCCCGGACGGTGCCGCCGGCCGCGTTGCCGGTGTTGATCGCCGTCGCCGTCGGCCTGATCCCGTTGCCGGCCGCCTGGCCCTACTGGGTGAGCCATCCGATCCCGGCCGTCCTCGCGGTGGTCCTCTCCGGCCTACTCGCCGGCGCCGGTCTGCTGCTGGCCCAGCGCGGCGGCAGTCCGCGCACCGGATTGCTGCTCCTGGCCGCCGCGGTGCTCTTCGCAGTCGGCTGGGTACTCGCCCGGAACACCGGCGCCTACCCCCTCATCGGGGAGTACACGCAGTCGTTCTTCTTCTTGGCGCTCGGCACCGGCATCCTGTTGCACGGCCGGCCGCGCTTCGACCGCTGGTACGAGCGGGCCTGGGTGATCGAGGCCTTCGTCATTCTGCTCTTCTCGCAGACCGCGATTTGCCTGACCGTCCCGCCGGAGCGCCTGGGTTACGCGCCGGACGTGCTGTGGTTCAACCTCGACGTGCCGGAGCCGGTCGGCTCGGCGGTCACCGAGGCGGGCGCCATCCTGTACGTGGTCCTCGCCCTCACCTTCGTGCTGGTGCTCGTCCTGCAGCAGAGAAAGCCAGGCCCGCGCAACAGCACCGCCATGATCGTGGTCAGCGGCGTCTTCGCGGTGACCGCCGCCGTCGTCCAATACCCGATCATGGGTACGGATAGCTCGGTCGACGCGATCATGTCGGCCCGCGGCGCCCAGGGCACGACCGCGATCATCCTGCCGCTGACCCTGTTCGCCGGCGCTTTGCGCGCGGCCTGGCAGGAGAACCGGGTCGCCGCCCGGCTCGTCACACTGATCGGTCACGCGACCTCCGACTCGGTGCAGTCGGCGCTGCGGGTGGTGCTGCGCGACCCGGCGCTCGAGGTCCAGTACTGGATCCCCGGCGCGGCCGCCTACGTCGACACGGCGGGGCGCCTGCGGCGGTCGGCGTCCGGTGTGAAGATCTTGACGCCGGCCGGGGATCCGTTGGCGGTCTGCGTGCTGAACGCCGCCGAGGCCGAGCACGACCCGGCTGTACGGACCGCTCTGCAGGCCTCGTCGTCGGCGTTGCAGGCTGTGCAGATGCAGCTCGTGCATGCCGAGGAGATGCGCGACATTCAGGACCGGCTGATGGCCGCCGAGGACGACGGCCGGAAGGAGCTAGCGCGCGACCTGCACGACGGGGTGCAGCAGGAGCTCGCCGCCCTGCGCCTCCAATTGATCGGGCTGCTCGGGCTGGGTGCCGCCGGGTGCCGCCCTTGACCGGCTGGCCGAGTGCAACGACCGTGTCGTCGCCGTGATCGAGCAGGTCCGTTCGATCAGCCGCGGACTGCATCCCACCTCGCTGGCCCACGATGGGCTGGCCGGGGCGCTTGAGGAGGCCGCCGAGGGCTTCGGCCGACGGATCAAGCTCGACGTGCCCGCCCGCCGCTTTCCCCCGCGTATCGAGCTGGCGATGTACTACATCTTGAGCGAGGCGCTCACGAACGTCATGAAGCATGCCGGGGCCGAGTCGGTGCAGGTCCGGGTCGCCGCCTCGGACGACGCGATCGTTGGCGAGGTCGAGGACGACGGCCGGGGCGGGGCTACGGTGACGCTCGGCGGCGGCCTGCACGGGGTCGAGGATCGGGTGAGGGCGTTGCGCGGCCGCCTCGAGCTGACCAGCCGCACCGGAGAGGGCACCCGGCTCACCGTCACGATCCCGTTGATCGGAGCAGCGTCATGAAAATCGCCATCGCTGACGACCACGCCATCTTCCGTACGGCTGTCGCCCAGTGCCTGCGCGACAGCGGTCACGACGTGCTCGTCGAAGCGGCGACGGGCAGCGAACTGGTCATCGGTGTTCGCGGCCACCGGGTCGACGTGGCAATCATCGACGTGCGGCTCTCCGAAGACTCCGCGGACGAGGGAATCGAGGTCGCCCGTACGGTGAAGAAGGACTGCCCGGGCACGGCGATCCTCATGCTGTCCGCGCAGACCGCGACCACGCAGGCGATCCAGTTGCTCCGCGACTTCGAGACCGGCATCGGCTACCTGCGCAAGGACGAGGTCGACATCTTTTCGCTGGGCCCGCAACTGTCCCGGCTGGTCGACGGCGAGCCCGTGCTGGGCCGCTCGGTCGCGAGCCGCCTGCTGCGCCCGGCTCGGCGCGACAGCGCACTGGACTCGC is part of the Actinoplanes sp. NBC_00393 genome and harbors:
- a CDS encoding sensor histidine kinase, which produces MIEQVRSISRGLHPTSLAHDGLAGALEEAAEGFGRRIKLDVPARRFPPRIELAMYYILSEALTNVMKHAGAESVQVRVAASDDAIVGEVEDDGRGGATVTLGGGLHGVEDRVRALRGRLELTSRTGEGTRLTVTIPLIGAAS
- a CDS encoding histidine kinase, which codes for MYLHERSPRTVPPAALPVLIAVAVGLIPLPAAWPYWVSHPIPAVLAVVLSGLLAGAGLLLAQRGGSPRTGLLLLAAAVLFAVGWVLARNTGAYPLIGEYTQSFFFLALGTGILLHGRPRFDRWYERAWVIEAFVILLFSQTAICLTVPPERLGYAPDVLWFNLDVPEPVGSAVTEAGAILYVVLALTFVLVLVLQQRKPGPRNSTAMIVVSGVFAVTAAVVQYPIMGTDSSVDAIMSARGAQGTTAIILPLTLFAGALRAAWQENRVAARLVTLIGHATSDSVQSALRVVLRDPALEVQYWIPGAAAYVDTAGRLRRSASGVKILTPAGDPLAVCVLNAAEAEHDPAVRTALQASSSALQAVQMQLVHAEEMRDIQDRLMAAEDDGRKELARDLHDGVQQELAALRLQLIGLLGLGAAGCRP
- a CDS encoding response regulator transcription factor, which encodes MKIAIADDHAIFRTAVAQCLRDSGHDVLVEAATGSELVIGVRGHRVDVAIIDVRLSEDSADEGIEVARTVKKDCPGTAILMLSAQTATTQAIQLLRDFETGIGYLRKDEVDIFSLGPQLSRLVDGEPVLGRSVASRLLRPARRDSALDSLTRQETEVLKLMAEGYSNVGIAGRLSLTERTIEDHAGRIFDKLGISLPGEGRATTNKRVLAVLTWLRLAA